The Patescibacteria group bacterium genomic sequence AATTATATCATTACCAGCCAATTAACGAATTTCTGGGTAAGGCCGCAATAACATATGCGGGGGTAGTTAATAGATTATCAATATATATTGTTAGTAATAAATTCCAAGCCCCTCATTAATTAGGGGCTTTATTATTTTCCTGATATTTTCCTTAGCCCAATGCTATAATGGATTTAAACATAAGGAGGGTATATGGAAATCAAAAATAAGGTATTTGTAGTAACTGGCGCCGGAAGTGGGATAGGCAGAGAAATATCTAGAGCCATCATTAGTAAGGGCGGTAAGGTCGCTGGAGTCGATTTGCGTAAAGACGGGCTTGAAGAACTCAAGTCCCAGCTCGGTGAAGTGAGTAAGAATCTATCTATTTATGAAGTTAGCGTCGCTGATAAAAAAGCCGTAAGCGCACTGCCTCAGGAAATTATAAAAGATCTAGGTAGTGTCGATGGGCTCATTAATAACGCCGGCATAATTCAACCATTCCTTAAGATTAACGATCTAGACTATGCGGCTATCGACAAAGTGATGGGGGTGAATTTTTATGGCACACTTTACATGCTCAAAGCCTTTTTACCAATTCTGCTAAAGAGGCCAGTGGCCCATATTGTCGATATATCTAGCATGGGAGGTTTTTTGCCAGTTCCGGGGCAGAGCATATATGGAGCATCTAAGGCGGCTGTAAAGTTGCTAACAGAGGGGCTGCAGTCTGAGTTAATCGGTACAAATGTTAATGCCACAGTGGTGTTTCCGGGGGCGACAACTACTAATATAACTAAGAATTCTGGAGTTGAATCGCCTATTAGCGAAGAAGATGCCAAGAATTCTAAAATACCAACCCAGTCTCCTGTTGATGTTGCGAATTTGGTAGTTGAGGCAATAGAGGGGAATATTCCTAGCGTATACGCTGGTAAGGATTCTAAATTTATGAATAAGCTCTACAGGCTGAGCCCAGGCTATGCCACTAGCTCACTAGCTTAATTGCCAAACAGATGAAGTCGCTTTTGAAATAATTTTATAATTAAAAAAGCCTCGCAATACGAGGGGGTGATCCGAGAGCTTAAAAGCTCTCGGATCGAGTGGCCTGGGTCCCTTGCTTAAGGAGAGGAAGGAGTGATACACGTCTGTGTCGGTCGCAGGGCCCAGGCCTCCCTAGTGCGTCCACTAGTTCGGTCGTAATTATATCCCTAAATAGCGTTTATGTCAATAGCCGCAGCCGCAGCCACAGTCTGTTTAGGCCTATATTTGTACAGCTAGAACTAGGATTTATTCTATTTTGGCAGGTATTGGGGTAGAATTGGATGATGAATGAACATGTGGTTTTGGTAGATGAACAAAATAACAGACTAGGCCTTGAAGATAAATACAGCGTGCACACAGATGACACCCCGCTACACAGGGGATTTTCGCTCTTTATAATTAACAAACAGGGCGAACTTCTGCTGCAGCAAAGATCAGACAGTAAAATAGCCTGGCCCGGAGTGTGGAGTAACTCCGTATGCGGGCACCCAGCAGATGGCGAAACTCCGCAAGAAGCGGCCAAAAGACGCGCAAAATTTGAATTAGGAATTGATATTGAATTAGATTCTATATATTTGATTCTACCTAAATACCAGTACAAATTTGAATATAATGGTATTGTGGAAAATGAAATTTGCCCAGTTATGGCTGTGTTTGGCGAATTTGAGCCTAAGCCAAACCCCGATGAAGTTAAAGATACAAAATGGATTGAATGGCCAAAATTTATGGAAGAGATAAAAAAGCCCAATAAGTATTCGCAGTGGTGTCAGCAAGAGGCAGCACTGATAAGTACCAGCGAAGTTTTTACGAGTATATTTGAGGCCTATTGTTTCATCCCTAAGTAGCCCCCGGCGACATTTGATCTAGCGAGTGGACCAAATATAATATGTAGGCTTGCTTTGCCATAAATAAGAATAGTATTATAGTTATAGTTATTTAAATATCAGGACGCATTATCAAATGACAGATTTAATTAGAGTTTTGCCATACATTTTAGGAGCTGCCATCAGCCCCGTATTATTGGTTATGACGCTGTTTGTGCTATCCCGGCCAAAGCAGCCTATCAAAAAAGCTCTAATGTTTTTGGCTGGCTCGGCAGCCACCTTGCTAGCTATTGCTGGCATCATATTCATTACCACCACTATTGGGCCCAAACAATCATCTACCAACGATCTTTTGCCGCATATCATAATCGGCTTGTTACTGTTATTTCTGGCTTTCAATATCTACCATCGTGGGCCAGCAAAAGCTACCGCAAAAGCTGCCCCTAAGGATGGGCCATTTCGCTACTTGGCCCTGGGGGCTGTCTTGATGGCAACTAATTTTACAACGATCGCCATGATCTTCGAGGTGGCTCTAGAGCTTAGGGCTGACTCTATCTATGGCCTAGCTAAGATTGCCTATCTGATGTTAGTCGTGATATTCGGGCTGATGCCAGTGCTTGTTCCGCTAATAATCTTAAAATTAGCAGGCAAGCGAAGCCCTGAAATACTCGCGTCGCTTTCTAATTTTATGAATAAGTACGCACATATTGTTACGGCGATATTCTTTGTTATTTTAGGCTTATTTAGTCTGGCTAAGCCTTTTATCTAGTTTCTCTTTTGTAGTTTGGAAAACAGCTGCGCATAAAAGCTGATATTGTGTATAGTGGCTAAGCGGTAAACCAGCGTATCGCTTATTTTGGCAAGGTGCCGGAGGTAAGCCCGAGAGTAGTTTTTGCAAGTGTAACAATCGCAGAACTCACTCAGCGGGCTAGTATCTTCGGCGTACTGGGCCTTGTCGATCCTTAGGTACTGGTAGAAATCTCCTGTCAAATCTGCTTCCTCGGGATCCTGAGCCCAGCAATAAGCTCGACCATGACGAGCATC encodes the following:
- the idi gene encoding isopentenyl-diphosphate Delta-isomerase, with protein sequence MMNEHVVLVDEQNNRLGLEDKYSVHTDDTPLHRGFSLFIINKQGELLLQQRSDSKIAWPGVWSNSVCGHPADGETPQEAAKRRAKFELGIDIELDSIYLILPKYQYKFEYNGIVENEICPVMAVFGEFEPKPNPDEVKDTKWIEWPKFMEEIKKPNKYSQWCQQEAALISTSEVFTSIFEAYCFIPK
- a CDS encoding GAP family protein, which encodes MTDLIRVLPYILGAAISPVLLVMTLFVLSRPKQPIKKALMFLAGSAATLLAIAGIIFITTTIGPKQSSTNDLLPHIIIGLLLLFLAFNIYHRGPAKATAKAAPKDGPFRYLALGAVLMATNFTTIAMIFEVALELRADSIYGLAKIAYLMLVVIFGLMPVLVPLIILKLAGKRSPEILASLSNFMNKYAHIVTAIFFVILGLFSLAKPFI
- a CDS encoding SDR family oxidoreductase, whose protein sequence is MEIKNKVFVVTGAGSGIGREISRAIISKGGKVAGVDLRKDGLEELKSQLGEVSKNLSIYEVSVADKKAVSALPQEIIKDLGSVDGLINNAGIIQPFLKINDLDYAAIDKVMGVNFYGTLYMLKAFLPILLKRPVAHIVDISSMGGFLPVPGQSIYGASKAAVKLLTEGLQSELIGTNVNATVVFPGATTTNITKNSGVESPISEEDAKNSKIPTQSPVDVANLVVEAIEGNIPSVYAGKDSKFMNKLYRLSPGYATSSLA